One window of the Spirochaetia bacterium 38H-sp genome contains the following:
- a CDS encoding glucose-6-phosphate dehydrogenase assembly protein OpcA — protein sequence MEKIVKPFFEPARIEKQLAELHKSASPGDERDLLFNLILVSSQDTEKKAATLLDGLMGKRSARIIHIKHTDNAESSLRLSARCSLDRAKRGVCFQEIVIENGKDNAGFAPGTWTGLLVRDLPVIALWLPTADTMQDLFIHLEDHVDKIIIDFWTLEKQGLSPEDFISQMELLAPDSLAILSDIHWHRLLDMRRKIALFMDENKLCDNHSSIKKITLSGVSSSTFFLIKNWLIDRLGWKNTEPAPEIEKQNSARPELIITADTEYKMHLAEPDDSQDVEILRQECDNPEPDGFFLQALHVSM from the coding sequence ATGGAGAAGATTGTAAAGCCCTTTTTTGAACCCGCAAGGATAGAAAAACAGCTTGCTGAGCTTCATAAGAGCGCCAGTCCAGGTGACGAAAGAGACCTTCTTTTTAACCTTATCCTTGTAAGCAGCCAGGATACAGAAAAAAAAGCTGCTACATTACTTGACGGTCTTATGGGTAAGCGTTCTGCAAGAATTATCCATATAAAACATACAGACAATGCAGAGTCTTCGTTGAGGCTTTCTGCACGTTGTAGCCTGGACAGAGCAAAGCGCGGAGTATGTTTCCAGGAAATTGTTATAGAAAACGGCAAGGATAATGCTGGCTTTGCTCCCGGAACATGGACGGGGCTGCTTGTAAGGGACCTGCCTGTTATTGCCTTATGGCTTCCTACTGCAGATACTATGCAGGATTTGTTTATCCATCTTGAAGACCATGTTGATAAAATCATAATTGATTTTTGGACTCTTGAGAAACAAGGTCTTTCTCCGGAAGACTTTATCTCCCAGATGGAACTTCTTGCTCCCGATAGTCTTGCAATTCTCTCTGACATACACTGGCACAGATTGCTTGATATGAGAAGGAAAATAGCTCTTTTTATGGACGAGAACAAGCTTTGTGACAATCACTCCAGCATAAAAAAAATTACACTTAGCGGGGTGTCCTCATCCACTTTCTTTCTTATAAAAAACTGGCTTATAGACAGGCTTGGCTGGAAGAACACAGAGCCTGCACCGGAGATAGAAAAACAGAACTCAGCCCGGCCGGAGCTCATAATCACTGCCGATACCGAGTACAAAATGCATCTTGCAGAACCGGACGATAGCCAGGATGTAGAGATTCTCAGACAGGAATGCGACAATCCCGAGCCTGATGGCTTTTTTCTGCAGGCTCTTCATGTTTCTATGTAA
- the zwf gene encoding glucose-6-phosphate dehydrogenase yields MNSYSTKYNMETGLGLKKKAPPGVICIFGITGDLSKKKLVPALYALYVRGYLAENFKIIGFARRDWSDEFTRQYFKEALMGHPFFNDRDADEFLAALFYHRSSFDDPEGYAALRKKLSFGGDIIYYLATPPASYSTIIENLGESGLCNLEGHNIRIVIEKPFGSDLETARGLNSLLLRYFKEEQIYRIDHYLGKETVQNILALRFGNSIFEPIWNSKYIDHIQITVAEKIGVGSRINYYEKSGALRDMVQNHILQLLSLVTMEVPTSFESDAIRNEKVKILKNLVPIKQAEVSHKVIRAQYVGGYLDGGYVKGYREEEGVKIDSTTETYVALKAEIASWRWAGVPIYIRTGKRLSRKLSEVAVFFKPVPETSLWFGRPSPAPNALIMQIQPDEGISLLTNVKSPGYSMELIKHPLNFKYEHSFGDELPEAYERLLLDALTADPVLYTRADELEALWAYITGIREAWDIVSPPVYSYLPGSAGPIMARKLPAEEGRRWRRL; encoded by the coding sequence ATGAACAGCTATAGTACAAAATATAATATGGAAACAGGTCTGGGGCTCAAGAAAAAAGCTCCTCCGGGTGTTATCTGCATATTTGGTATTACCGGGGATCTGAGTAAAAAGAAACTCGTACCTGCTCTCTATGCCTTGTATGTAAGGGGTTATCTTGCAGAAAACTTTAAAATAATCGGCTTTGCAAGACGTGATTGGAGCGATGAGTTTACACGACAGTATTTTAAGGAGGCTCTGATGGGGCATCCTTTTTTTAATGATAGAGATGCTGATGAGTTTCTTGCTGCTTTATTTTATCATAGGTCATCGTTTGATGATCCCGAGGGATATGCAGCACTCAGGAAAAAGCTTTCCTTTGGCGGTGATATCATATATTATCTTGCAACACCGCCTGCAAGCTATTCTACCATAATAGAAAATCTGGGTGAGAGTGGCCTTTGCAACCTGGAAGGGCACAATATAAGAATTGTAATAGAAAAACCCTTTGGCTCTGACCTTGAGACTGCAAGGGGACTTAACAGCCTTCTTCTGAGATACTTCAAAGAAGAACAGATATACAGGATAGACCACTACCTGGGAAAGGAAACAGTACAGAATATTCTTGCACTTAGATTTGGTAATTCTATTTTTGAGCCCATATGGAACAGTAAGTATATAGACCATATACAGATAACTGTTGCAGAAAAGATAGGTGTAGGAAGCCGTATCAATTATTATGAAAAATCCGGAGCCTTGAGGGACATGGTACAGAACCATATTCTGCAACTGTTGTCTCTGGTAACAATGGAGGTTCCTACAAGCTTTGAGTCCGATGCAATAAGAAATGAAAAAGTAAAAATATTAAAGAATCTTGTTCCCATAAAACAGGCAGAAGTATCCCACAAAGTAATAAGAGCTCAGTATGTCGGGGGCTATCTGGATGGAGGTTATGTTAAAGGTTACAGAGAAGAAGAGGGAGTGAAAATTGATTCTACAACAGAGACCTATGTTGCCCTAAAAGCAGAGATAGCAAGCTGGAGATGGGCAGGTGTTCCCATATATATACGTACAGGAAAGAGGCTTAGCAGAAAGCTGTCTGAGGTTGCGGTGTTTTTTAAGCCTGTTCCAGAGACATCTCTCTGGTTTGGGAGGCCTAGCCCTGCTCCCAATGCTCTCATAATGCAGATACAGCCTGATGAGGGGATTTCTCTTTTGACCAATGTAAAGAGCCCCGGATATAGTATGGAGCTTATAAAACATCCGCTTAATTTTAAGTATGAGCATTCTTTTGGTGATGAGCTTCCCGAGGCTTACGAGAGGTTGCTCCTGGATGCGCTCACTGCAGATCCCGTATTGTACACTCGTGCCGATGAACTGGAAGCACTATGGGCATACATAACAGGTATACGGGAAGCCTGGGATATCGTCAGTCCGCCTGTGTATAGCTATCTGCCTGGAAGTGCCGGTCCTATCATGGCAAGAAAACTACCAGCAGAGGAAGGAAGAAGATGGAGAAGATTGTAA
- a CDS encoding biotin--[acetyl-CoA-carboxylase] ligase, whose protein sequence is MLPTSIKNPFGNAKVLYKEETESTMTDARNLRLQKLPSGTVIWAGHQVAGRGRIADRKWIASPGKNILCTFYLDLQDIKLPLTAMPLAVGLGIAKYLESSWDLQAQIKWPNDILIKDKKICGILCETKYDALFVGIGLNVNETSFPGEIKKKATSIKKETRKKAELKEVMEDMLNSVKEAIEDNSWREEIEKRLWGKDREISFLNGNPTAPSIIRGRIIGIGEAGELIMEDFDNGLSRLVSGEIDF, encoded by the coding sequence ATGCTGCCAACATCCATAAAAAATCCATTTGGAAATGCGAAAGTTCTCTATAAAGAAGAAACAGAATCAACAATGACAGATGCCAGAAACCTGAGACTTCAGAAACTGCCATCAGGCACGGTGATATGGGCCGGACATCAGGTTGCAGGAAGGGGCAGAATAGCAGACAGAAAATGGATTGCATCGCCAGGCAAAAATATTCTATGCACATTTTATCTGGATTTGCAGGATATAAAACTACCTTTAACAGCAATGCCACTTGCTGTAGGCCTCGGTATAGCAAAGTATCTGGAATCTTCATGGGACTTGCAGGCCCAGATAAAATGGCCCAACGATATATTGATAAAGGATAAGAAAATTTGCGGTATACTATGTGAGACCAAGTACGATGCCCTTTTTGTAGGTATAGGTCTCAATGTCAATGAGACTTCTTTCCCTGGAGAAATCAAAAAAAAAGCAACCTCCATAAAAAAAGAAACAAGAAAAAAAGCAGAGTTAAAGGAAGTAATGGAGGACATGCTCAATTCTGTAAAAGAAGCAATAGAAGATAACAGCTGGAGAGAAGAGATAGAAAAAAGGCTCTGGGGAAAAGACAGGGAAATAAGCTTTTTAAATGGTAATCCCACTGCTCCCAGCATAATAAGAGGAAGGATAATAGGGATAGGAGAAGCCGGAGAACTTATTATGGAAGACTTTGATAACGGTCTGAGCAGGCTGGTAAGTGGAGAAATAGACTTCTAA
- the groL gene encoding chaperonin GroEL (60 kDa chaperone family; promotes refolding of misfolded polypeptides especially under stressful conditions; forms two stacked rings of heptamers to form a barrel-shaped 14mer; ends can be capped by GroES; misfolded proteins enter the barrel where they are refolded when GroES binds): MAKQLKFNEEARRALLAGVEKLSSAVKVTLGPKGRNVLLDKKFGAPTVTKDGVSVAKEIELPDPFENMGAQLLKEVATKTNDVAGDGTTTATVLASSIVKEGLKAVAAGINPMAIKRGIDKTVELAVEEIKKNAKEIKDKDEIAHVAAISANNDMEIGEEIANAMEKVGKDGVITVEESKTIETTTDFVEGMQFDRGYVSAYFANNRDTMTCTFSDPYILIYDKKISSMKDLLPILEKVAQQGKPLLIIAEDVEGEALATLVVNTVRGTLQTCAVKAPGFGDRRKAMLEDIAILTGGQVISEELGLKLENVELDQLGRAGSVKVTKEDTTIINGAGQAKDIQDRIAQIKAQIEETTSDYDREKLQERLAKLAGGVAVINVGAATEVELKEKKHRVEDALSATRAAIEEGIVPGGGLTFILATKALESVDLSKWDEDEKIGFKIVKRALEEPIRQIAQNAGVDGSIIVQRAKEEKKGIGFDAAKMEWVDMLKAGIIDPAKVTRSALQNAASVASLLLTTECAITDIPEEEKAPAGGAGMPDMGGMY; the protein is encoded by the coding sequence ATGGCAAAACAACTAAAATTTAACGAAGAAGCAAGAAGAGCACTTCTTGCTGGTGTGGAAAAACTTTCTTCCGCAGTAAAGGTAACACTTGGTCCTAAGGGACGCAATGTTCTTCTTGACAAGAAGTTTGGGGCTCCTACGGTTACCAAAGACGGTGTATCCGTTGCAAAGGAGATAGAGCTCCCTGATCCTTTTGAAAACATGGGTGCTCAGCTTCTTAAGGAAGTTGCCACAAAGACAAATGATGTGGCAGGTGACGGTACAACAACCGCTACTGTTCTTGCATCAAGCATTGTAAAAGAGGGTCTTAAGGCTGTTGCTGCAGGTATCAATCCCATGGCAATAAAGCGTGGTATAGACAAGACCGTAGAGCTTGCAGTAGAAGAAATCAAGAAGAATGCAAAAGAAATCAAGGACAAGGATGAGATAGCTCATGTTGCAGCAATCTCTGCCAACAATGATATGGAGATTGGTGAAGAGATTGCAAATGCAATGGAAAAAGTTGGTAAGGACGGAGTAATAACAGTAGAAGAATCCAAGACAATAGAAACTACTACTGATTTCGTAGAAGGTATGCAGTTTGACAGAGGTTATGTTTCTGCGTACTTTGCTAATAATAGAGATACAATGACTTGTACTTTTTCTGACCCCTATATCCTTATCTATGATAAGAAGATTTCCAGCATGAAGGATCTTCTCCCCATCCTGGAAAAAGTTGCTCAGCAGGGTAAGCCTCTTCTTATAATTGCAGAGGATGTAGAGGGTGAGGCTCTTGCAACACTTGTTGTAAACACAGTAAGGGGTACGCTGCAGACATGTGCTGTTAAAGCTCCCGGTTTTGGTGACAGAAGAAAGGCTATGCTGGAGGATATAGCAATCCTCACTGGCGGACAGGTAATATCCGAGGAGCTTGGTCTCAAGCTTGAGAATGTTGAGCTAGACCAGCTCGGTCGTGCAGGAAGTGTAAAGGTAACCAAGGAAGATACTACTATAATCAATGGTGCTGGCCAGGCCAAGGACATACAGGATAGAATAGCTCAGATTAAGGCCCAGATTGAGGAAACTACATCCGACTATGACAGAGAGAAGCTCCAGGAGAGACTTGCAAAGCTTGCAGGTGGTGTTGCTGTTATCAATGTTGGTGCTGCAACAGAAGTTGAGCTTAAAGAGAAGAAACACAGAGTTGAAGATGCTCTGTCCGCTACAAGGGCTGCCATAGAAGAAGGTATAGTTCCTGGTGGTGGTCTTACTTTTATACTTGCAACCAAGGCTCTTGAGTCCGTAGATCTTTCCAAGTGGGATGAGGACGAGAAGATTGGTTTTAAAATTGTAAAACGTGCCCTGGAAGAGCCTATCCGCCAGATTGCTCAGAATGCTGGTGTTGACGGCTCCATTATCGTACAGAGAGCAAAAGAAGAGAAAAAGGGTATAGGCTTTGATGCTGCTAAGATGGAGTGGGTTGATATGCTCAAGGCTGGTATCATAGATCCTGCCAAGGTTACACGCTCCGCTCTTCAGAATGCGGCTTCTGTTGCTTCTCTGCTTCTTACCACAGAGTGTGCAATCACGGATATTCCAGAGGAAGAGAAAGCTCCGGCAGGAGGAGCTGGTATGCCTGATATGGGTGGCATGTATTAA
- a CDS encoding aldose epimerase family protein gives MKIKTGTFGKTEAGEVKYYMLTNKNGYSCTIINYGATLVSFKMPDRHGKTEEITLGFDNIQDYLTRSPYFGATIGRFANRISRAAFTIDGTEYKLIPNEGENQLHGGPGGLHTLLWDGDVFNNDYSATIVLSCSSPDGDQGYPGNLSVTTSYTLTENNELVMEYLAETDKKTHVNLTNHAYWNLAGAGSGKIYDHILYLDCTHYLPVDNESIPTGEKKQVTGTAFDFTTEKPIGRDIEKIPPGYDHCMVLREHNPYDPVAFARVEEPSSGRCMEISTTKPGVQFYTGNHLNDIEIADKKIARRHEAFCLETQYFPDTPNKENFPSSLLEPDKTYRQKTVYKFFTK, from the coding sequence ATGAAAATAAAAACAGGAACATTTGGCAAAACAGAAGCGGGAGAAGTAAAATACTACATGCTGACCAACAAAAACGGTTACAGCTGCACTATAATAAACTATGGTGCCACATTGGTTTCCTTTAAAATGCCGGACAGACATGGAAAAACAGAAGAAATCACATTGGGATTTGACAATATACAAGATTACCTCACACGCAGCCCTTACTTTGGTGCTACGATAGGCCGCTTTGCCAACAGAATAAGCAGAGCAGCCTTTACCATAGATGGAACAGAATACAAACTCATCCCCAATGAGGGGGAAAACCAACTGCATGGTGGTCCCGGAGGGCTCCATACCCTTTTATGGGATGGAGATGTCTTTAACAATGATTACAGTGCAACAATTGTATTATCCTGCAGCAGCCCTGACGGTGACCAGGGCTACCCCGGCAACCTCTCTGTAACCACAAGCTACACACTCACAGAAAACAACGAGCTGGTCATGGAATACCTTGCAGAAACAGACAAAAAAACCCATGTCAACCTGACCAATCACGCATACTGGAACCTTGCAGGTGCTGGAAGTGGAAAAATATACGACCACATACTCTATTTGGACTGCACCCATTACCTTCCCGTAGATAACGAATCCATCCCCACCGGAGAAAAAAAACAAGTTACCGGCACAGCCTTTGACTTTACCACAGAAAAACCCATAGGCAGAGACATAGAGAAAATCCCTCCTGGATACGACCACTGTATGGTATTACGAGAACACAACCCATACGACCCTGTAGCCTTTGCCAGAGTAGAAGAACCCTCGAGCGGACGATGTATGGAAATCTCCACAACAAAACCAGGAGTCCAGTTTTATACAGGAAACCACCTCAACGACATAGAAATAGCAGACAAAAAAATAGCCCGTAGACACGAAGCCTTTTGTCTGGAAACCCAGTACTTCCCCGACACACCCAACAAAGAAAACTTTCCCTCAAGCCTACTTGAGCCAGACAAAACCTACAGACAGAAAACAGTTTATAAATTTTTTACAAAATAA
- a CDS encoding M20/M25/M40 family metallo-hydrolase: MHPGLREILDLIPAMQEKMSVPTEILLSNLIMISEIPAPTFMEQQRTEFILWRFSENQLLNCSTDEMGNALAILPGTEGNRNILIAAHVDTPFPESVDHTINVLPGTVTGPGVGDNGLGVAALMTLPLFLEHLNIKLNSNLILMGSVKSLGKGNIAGMRFFMEHSNFPIHAGICIEGVKLGRLSYSSIGMLRGEIINHVPEQYDWSRFGAGGAIVNINEVINRILEIPLPRRPRTSIIFGSIKGGSSFNVIPRSAELRFEIRSEDEGMVDHLNREIQNIAAEVSSHTGTDVEFKEYARRKPGGLRFSHPLAESARAILEELGITPRISPSTSELSAFIDANIPAVTIGLTDGENLNETTESIALDPITKGMSQLIGLILAIDRGYCDESK; encoded by the coding sequence ATGCATCCAGGATTAAGGGAGATATTGGACTTGATTCCTGCAATGCAGGAAAAGATGAGCGTACCCACAGAGATTCTTCTTTCCAATCTCATAATGATAAGCGAGATCCCTGCACCTACTTTTATGGAGCAGCAAAGGACGGAGTTTATTTTGTGGCGTTTTAGCGAGAACCAGCTTCTCAACTGCTCTACGGATGAGATGGGAAATGCTCTCGCTATTCTGCCGGGAACAGAGGGTAATAGAAATATCCTTATAGCCGCTCACGTGGATACGCCATTCCCGGAAAGTGTGGATCATACTATCAATGTTCTGCCCGGGACGGTTACAGGACCGGGAGTAGGCGACAACGGTCTGGGAGTTGCAGCTCTTATGACTCTTCCGCTGTTTCTGGAGCATCTTAATATCAAGCTCAACTCCAATCTCATACTTATGGGTTCTGTAAAAAGTCTTGGCAAAGGAAACATAGCTGGTATGCGCTTTTTTATGGAACATTCCAACTTCCCCATACATGCGGGCATATGTATAGAAGGCGTAAAACTAGGAAGACTAAGTTATTCTTCCATAGGAATGCTAAGAGGAGAAATAATAAACCATGTACCGGAGCAATACGACTGGAGTAGATTTGGCGCAGGTGGAGCAATTGTAAACATCAATGAGGTTATAAACAGGATTTTAGAAATTCCACTACCCAGGAGGCCAAGGACAAGCATAATATTTGGCTCAATAAAGGGTGGCTCATCGTTTAATGTAATTCCACGTTCTGCAGAGCTCAGATTTGAGATAAGAAGCGAGGACGAGGGGATGGTAGACCATCTCAACAGAGAAATACAAAACATAGCTGCAGAGGTATCTTCTCATACCGGCACAGACGTGGAATTTAAAGAATATGCAAGAAGAAAACCTGGAGGGCTCAGATTTTCACATCCTCTTGCAGAAAGCGCCAGAGCAATTCTTGAGGAGCTTGGAATAACACCGAGAATATCACCGAGCACATCAGAACTCTCCGCATTCATAGATGCGAACATCCCTGCCGTAACAATAGGCCTTACAGACGGAGAAAACCTCAATGAAACAACAGAATCTATAGCTTTGGATCCCATAACCAAGGGTATGTCACAACTCATAGGACTCATTCTTGCAATTGACAGGGGGTACTGCGATGAATCTAAATAA
- a CDS encoding glucosyl-3-phosphoglycerate synthase, whose protein sequence is MNLNKWLKEHTFHHSQFSDLTELIKEKEKQNITISLCIPTLNEEKTIGKEIVIFKSELMNRYPLLDEIAVIDSGSTDNTREIAKSFGADVYLSKDILPSMGEKKGKGENLWKAIYQLKGDIIVYIDADIKNIHPRFVYGLVAPLVFYPKLKYIKAFYDRPLAFSQGVRPSGGGRVTEILIRPLFSLFYPELTAIIQPLSGEYAVRREVLEQIPFPIGYGVETSHLIDVYNLYGLDVFAQTDLDQRVHRNQETRSLGKMSFGILQTFLKRMEKQELLKANTEFSTILRQFQVREAQFELLEYQIQEEERPPMNTIEEYQKLKRPAKTTKKTNTKKQK, encoded by the coding sequence ATGAATCTAAATAAATGGCTCAAAGAACACACCTTTCACCACTCTCAATTTTCTGATTTGACAGAACTTATAAAAGAAAAAGAGAAACAGAACATAACAATTTCTCTATGCATCCCTACATTAAACGAAGAAAAAACAATAGGGAAAGAAATAGTAATATTCAAATCAGAACTTATGAACCGCTATCCCCTGCTTGACGAAATAGCCGTCATAGACTCAGGCTCTACAGATAACACAAGAGAGATAGCAAAATCCTTTGGTGCAGACGTGTACCTGTCAAAGGACATTCTTCCGTCCATGGGAGAGAAAAAAGGAAAAGGGGAAAACCTCTGGAAAGCTATCTATCAGCTAAAAGGCGATATAATAGTGTACATAGACGCGGACATCAAGAACATCCATCCACGCTTTGTATACGGGCTAGTTGCCCCCCTCGTCTTTTACCCCAAGTTAAAATACATAAAAGCCTTCTACGACCGTCCTCTGGCCTTTTCCCAAGGAGTTCGCCCATCAGGTGGTGGAAGAGTAACAGAAATACTCATAAGACCACTATTTTCTCTATTCTACCCGGAACTTACGGCAATCATTCAACCACTATCTGGAGAATACGCAGTAAGAAGAGAAGTTCTGGAGCAAATACCATTTCCCATAGGCTATGGCGTAGAGACATCCCATCTCATAGACGTCTACAACCTTTACGGACTGGACGTATTTGCCCAGACTGACCTTGACCAGCGAGTACACAGAAACCAGGAGACCCGCTCCCTGGGAAAAATGTCCTTTGGCATACTGCAAACATTTCTTAAAAGAATGGAAAAACAGGAGCTACTCAAAGCAAACACCGAGTTTTCCACCATACTCAGACAATTTCAGGTAAGAGAAGCACAGTTTGAACTTCTAGAATATCAGATACAAGAAGAAGAAAGACCACCTATGAACACAATAGAAGAATATCAAAAACTCAAAAGACCCGCAAAAACTACAAAAAAAACAAACACAAAAAAACAAAAATAA